The bacterium genome includes the window GAAGACGGCGACTCCCGAGATGTATACGCACATCAAGTGGAAACTTCTAAAGCCCGTCCTGCCCGGAGGGACGGGAACACTCGAATTCAAGGTTAAAGTCAAATGACGCGGAAAAAAAGAAGCCAAACCGAAACCTACGCGGAAATACCAACAGGAGGTGCACCTATGCGAAAACGAACGTCTCTCATCACAATTCTGGCGTTGGCGCTGCTTGCGGCGACGTCGGCCTGGTCGGCGGGAACAGCCGTCGGGCAGGACATCTCGAACACCGCCAATGTAACCTACTACGACGCGAACGGGACGATAATCGGGAACAACGTCGCGTCAAACACGGTTCACACCACCGTGACTCAGATCGGCGGAGTCGTCGTGGCCGCCGGGGTAACGACGGGAAACGGAGCGAACAACACCTTCGTCAACTACGCGGTTGACATCGAGAACAACGGCAACGGCTCCGACACCATCAATTTTACCGTTGCGACGAGCGCGGGCTGGAGTCCGGCCTCCATCACCGTCTACAACGACGTTGACAACAACGACGCCTACACGGCTGGCGTCGACACGCTGATCCCGGCCGGGTCCTACACCACCGGCGCTATCCTGGCCGAGGCGGTCTTCGACATCATCGTCAGGGTAGAGATTCCCAACGGCGACGTAGCTGCCGGAGGAGCGCCCAACTCGGTTCTGGTCACCGGCACATCAGTGTTCGACAACACCAAAACCGGTTCGGTAACCCTGACGACCACCGCCAACGCCGCGGTCCTCACGGTTGACCTCGTAGCGAACGACACCACCCCGGTTCCCGGGCAGGTGATTACCTTCACCGCCACGATAACCAACAACGGAAACGCGGGATCAAGCGATATCGGTTGCTCCAACCTGATTCCCGGCGGCTTCACCTTCGTCCCCGGCTCAATAGTGCTCGGCGGCCCCGGCAGTATCGATTTCGTAGGAGGCGTCGTCTCAGGAGTCCTTACGGGACCCCTGGCGGTAGGCGCCTCGACCACCGTTGCCTTCCAGGCGACCCTGAACTCCGGCGTCGTTTCCGGGACACCAATAAACTTCGTCCAGTCCATCAGTCATATGGCGGGCACCGCACCTCTTGTTGTGACCGACACCGAACCCCTCACCGTAGGAGCCGGTTCCGGCCTCACCGTTTCCGTAGGCTCCAGCGCCGACACCAAGACCCCCGGCGACGTCACCTCCTTTCCCTTCGACGTGACGAATGGCGGAAGCATCAACGATACCTTCGACCTCACTTCCGCGGGCGGAGCGGCGGGTTACGTCTACACCTTCGGCACCGACGCCACCTGCTCCTCGGCGATAACCGACACCGGCGTCATGGCTCCCGGCGCAACGGCCACCTTCTACGTTTGCGCGACCGTCCCCGCCACGGCGGGCGACACCACCACCAGCACGATCACGATAACGGTGACCTCGGCGGCCGACGTGACCAAGACCTTCACCAGCGGCAACCTCGTCACCACCGTCACCGCCCCCGTGCTCGGGATACTCAAGGCAGTCGATCTCGCCAACGCGGCCCCCGGCGACACCCTGACCTACACGATAACTGTCACCAACAGCGGAACGGGCAACGCCACGGCGATTCTCATCTCCGACGTGGTCCCGGCCTTCACCACCTACACGCCGGGCACCATCCAGGCCGGTTTTTCCGGCTCGGTAGCAGCCAGAACGGACAGCGCCAACAGCGACGGCGCCAGGTTTAACGCCAATACCGTATCCGCCGGCGACGACGGGATGGTTATAAACCTCGACAACGCCTCGGGCGTGAACAAGGTCTACATACTCAGCTATCAGGTCACCGTAGACTAAGGCCTGAAAGGAATTGACGGGAAATATATAAGTTGAACTTCCGCGGGTTTGGCTTAAAAGCGTTAGGTGCGCTCGTAGTTGCCGCTGCGGTCCTCTTCGGAGGACCGCAGACGGCTCCTTGCGCCTCTGCGCCCGCGGGAACGGAGATTATCAACAAGGCCGCGGTCTCTTACAAGGACGCGAACTCAAACTGGCGTCCCTCCGAGGTAAGCCCCGGCGCGGTCTCTTCGGTAACCTCCCTGCCGGTATTGACCATCGGAATCTCGGTAAGTTCAAACCCCGTCAACATGGGCGAGAACTTCGCCCTCACAATAACGTTTCAAAACGAAGGCAACGACGCCGCCAGGAATTGCTCACTCACCCTCGACCTGAGCGAGTTCCTTATTTACCTGGGCAACTCGGGCGGCGGCGTCTACGACCCCTCTATAACCGCCGGAGGCCAGGTATCCTGGGCGCTCGGCGACTTACCGGCCGGTTCCGGGGGCTTTGTCACCGTGCAGACGAGGGTGAAAACACCCTCCGACTACGCCGCGAGGGCGGCGCTTGACATCTCTTCCCGGTCCCTCATCATCAACACCGCCACGATAGCGGCGACAAACACCGCCAGAGCCGCAACGGCTTCGACGGTGGCCAAGGTCGGCGTCGGGCCTAATCTCTCCATCACCAAGGAAGTGGACGACGCCACGGTTGTTCCGGGCGGAACGCTTCTCTACACCCTGCGCTTTGCCAACACCGGCAACGATACCGCCTCAGGCGTAACGGTAACAGACACTTTCCCCGCCGGGACTTCCTACCTCTCCGGTTCCGCAACCGGAGCGGGACTCACCGTAAATCCCGGCTCACTCAGCTGGAGAATCGACGAGGTCGCGCCGGGCGAAACGGGTTTGCTCGTCTTCGCCGTAACGGCCAATGGCGCGGCTGTCGCAGGTTCAAAGATAACCAACGTCGCGACCGCAAGGTCCGACACGACGATCCCGGTAAACTCGAATACCGTCGAATCGACCGTGGTCAACCCCCCCGCCTTCACCCTGACCAATACCCCGGAAAGCCCCGCCGTACCGGTAGGCGGGACCATCAGACTCAAAATGGAAGTCACGAATTCCGGGGTAGTGCCGACGGGCGATCTGACTCTCACAAGCTCCCTGCCCTCCTTTACCCATTTCGTCTCCGCCGACGGCGAGGCGGTCTTCGCTCCGGAAGGAGCGGGGGGGAAGCTGGTTTGGGACCTGGGCTCGCTCGATCCCGGCGAAACGGCGGTGCTTAGCGTCGTCCTTCTCCTCGACAGGGCAACCCCCGCCGGTACCCTCATCGACACCACCGCAACCGTCTCGGGCTCCATGACCGACGAACTTTCCGCAACCGCCAGCGTCACTGCGCTCGCGAGAACCGGCGCGGTTCTCACCTTCACCGACACCACCGGCGCTCCGGTGCTCTTTTACGAGATCGGAGACACCGTATGCCTCCGGGTCAGCGACCCTGACCGCAACAACTCGCCGCTCGTAAGCGACTCGGTTACCGCTATTCTCGGCTCCGCCTCCTCGGGCGACGTTGAAACTCTTACCCTTATCGAAGAGGGCTTGAACGCAGGAACCTTTTACGGGTGCATGGACTCCACCGGAATCGCAACGCCTTCCGGCGACGGCGTCTTCACCGCGCCCCGCAACCTCACCTTCACGGCGACCTACACAGATCCGCTGGACGACAGCCCGGTCACCGTGGCGACGGTGTGGATAAATCCCAACGGAGTGGTCTTCGACTCCGGCACCCTGAGCCCGGTTGCAGGCGTAGAGGTTACCCTGCTCGACGCGGACAACCTCCCCGTCGCCGTGCCCGCCGGGTGGCAGAACCCCTTCCTGACGAAGGAAGACGGCGTCTTCTCCTTCCCCGACCTGCCCCCCGGAGAGTACCGGGTAGAGGTCGAAGGCGGGCGCAGGTACCAGTTCCCCTCCGCCGTTCCCGAAGGGCTCATGCGAAGCCTCTACAGGGTAGTCCCGGCCTCGAAGGGAAGGAGTTTCTCCCTTTCGGTGAGAAGCTCGCTGGGCTTCGACATTCCCATCGATCCGGCGAACCCCCCGGATCTCGTCGTCGAGAAAAAGGCCAACCGCACTTTTGCCTCCATCGGCGACGTAATCAGGTACACGGTCACCGTGGAAAACCTCTCCGGCCTGCCGGTGACGGCCGCGAGCGTGACCGACGTTCTGCCGAAGGGAATTCATTACAAGAAGGGGACCTCCCGCCTCGACGGGGCCGACGTGGCCGATCCCGCCGCCGACGAGTCGCGCACCCTTGTCTGGGACCTCGGCGATCTGGCCGTGGATCAGAAAATTACTCTCGACTACGTCACCGTCGCCGGAGCCGGAGCAAAAACCGGCAGGGCGGTTAACAAGGCGACGGCAGGCGGCACGGTGGGCGGAATTCCCGCCGTCGCCAACACCTCTACCTCGGGAGTAAACATCTCCGAAGGCGTCTTCACATCGAAGGGAACGATTATCGGCAAGGTCTTCGAGGACAAAGACTGCGACACGCTTGCCGGCGAAGGCGAACGCGGCTTCGGACAAATCGCCATCTACATGGAGGACGGCCGGAAGGTCGTCACCGACGAAAACGGCCTCTACTCGATACCCAGAGTAACCGCCGGAACCCACGTCCTCCTGCTGGACAAGACCACCATCCCCGAGGGGTTTTGCCCGTCCCCGGTCGGCTCAAGATTCATGGGCGACGCCGAATCGCAGTTCGTCGAGATCTTTTACGGCGATCTCGCCAAGGCCAACTTCGGCCTTTACGCCTGCGAAAAGGAAACCCCGGCGAAGTCCAGTCTCCTCGAAGAGCTGAAAGCCTCGGAACCCTCTGCGGGAAAGACCGAAGCTACGGCGGGCAAAAATGAAACCGCAAAGATAGCTTCCCTTCCCGGCGAACTGAAAGGTTCCACGGAGCCTGAAACTCCGAAGGGCGTAAAGGAAGAGGTCAAGGCCGGGGCGGACGAGCCCATTGAAAAACGGGTTGCCGCGATGGAGCGCGGCCTCGAAATCCTCTCCCCGAAAGAGGGCGAGGAGATATTCGGCGGGCAGGTGACGATTCTCGTCAAGGGCGACTCAAACGCCCCCCTCGTCCTCGCGGTAAACGGCGTGGCGGTGGGGGAATCGCGCATTTCAAAACGAATGAACGTCGAGGCGCGCCGTTTCAGGGTGCTCGAATACCTGAACGTGCCCCTTTCCGAAGGCAGCGAGAACGTCATCGAGGCCTTTGAAATGCGGCCCACGGGAAAGCCCGGCAACTCACGCAGGATAACCGTCAAGGCCATAGGCAAGGCGGCTTCGATACGCATCTCCCTCGACCCCCCGGAGGTTCCGGCCGACGGAAAATCCGAAGTGAAGGCGATCCTCGTCCTTCTGGACGCTTCCGGCCTTCGGGTTCCCGTAGACACCCACATAACCTTGGAAGCGAGCGCGGGGACGATAGTCGAAGAGGACTCCGACAAAGCAAGCGCGGGCCATCAGGTGAAATGCACCGGAGGCACAGCCTCCTTCACGATCAGGGCCCCCTCCGCGACCGGCAGGGGAACCGTAACGGCAAGGGCGGGAGACGCAACCGGAACCGCCGAAACCTACTTCTCGCCGAACCTTCGCGAGATGCTGATCGTCGGCTACGGCGAGCTTTCCCTGACCCCCGGCGAAAGCAGGGGCGATTTCGACACCGGCGGCAGAGGGGCCTTCTTCGCGCAAGGCAAGATTCTGGACGACGTTCTGCTCACCGCCTCCTACGATTCGGACAAGGCGGAGGACGGCTTTTTCTCCACCGGCGGCGAGGGGAAGGACACCGAAGAAGATTACCCGGCCTACGGCGACGAATCGGAGAATTCCAGCGAGGCGAGATCCGCCGGCAAGCTCTTCGTGAGGCTGGACAAGGGAAAGAACCACGCCCTTTACGGCGACTACGAGACCGCGCTCACACAAAACCGCCTCTCGGCTTATACCCGAACCCTTACGGGAGCCGAGATCGAGGGGCAAACGGGCAAATTCGGACTCTACGGCTTTTACAGCCTGACAGACAGGACCCAGGCGATCGACAAGATGCGGGCGAAGGGCGTCTCCGGCTACTACTTCCTCTCGCGCTCGCCCGTCGTAACCGGAAGCGAGCGGGTGGTAATAGAGACAAGAGACCGCGACAGAACCGATTCGGTGTTAAAGAGCAAAACCCTTACGCGCTTCACCGACTACAGAATCGACTACAACCTCGGCACGATAATGTTCCTGCGGCCGGTGCCCAGCATCGACGCGGA containing:
- a CDS encoding DUF11 domain-containing protein, with the translated sequence MTRKKRSQTETYAEIPTGGAPMRKRTSLITILALALLAATSAWSAGTAVGQDISNTANVTYYDANGTIIGNNVASNTVHTTVTQIGGVVVAAGVTTGNGANNTFVNYAVDIENNGNGSDTINFTVATSAGWSPASITVYNDVDNNDAYTAGVDTLIPAGSYTTGAILAEAVFDIIVRVEIPNGDVAAGGAPNSVLVTGTSVFDNTKTGSVTLTTTANAAVLTVDLVANDTTPVPGQVITFTATITNNGNAGSSDIGCSNLIPGGFTFVPGSIVLGGPGSIDFVGGVVSGVLTGPLAVGASTTVAFQATLNSGVVSGTPINFVQSISHMAGTAPLVVTDTEPLTVGAGSGLTVSVGSSADTKTPGDVTSFPFDVTNGGSINDTFDLTSAGGAAGYVYTFGTDATCSSAITDTGVMAPGATATFYVCATVPATAGDTTTSTITITVTSAADVTKTFTSGNLVTTVTAPVLGILKAVDLANAAPGDTLTYTITVTNSGTGNATAILISDVVPAFTTYTPGTIQAGFSGSVAARTDSANSDGARFNANTVSAGDDGMVINLDNASGVNKVYILSYQVTVD
- a CDS encoding DUF11 domain-containing protein is translated as MNFRGFGLKALGALVVAAAVLFGGPQTAPCASAPAGTEIINKAAVSYKDANSNWRPSEVSPGAVSSVTSLPVLTIGISVSSNPVNMGENFALTITFQNEGNDAARNCSLTLDLSEFLIYLGNSGGGVYDPSITAGGQVSWALGDLPAGSGGFVTVQTRVKTPSDYAARAALDISSRSLIINTATIAATNTARAATASTVAKVGVGPNLSITKEVDDATVVPGGTLLYTLRFANTGNDTASGVTVTDTFPAGTSYLSGSATGAGLTVNPGSLSWRIDEVAPGETGLLVFAVTANGAAVAGSKITNVATARSDTTIPVNSNTVESTVVNPPAFTLTNTPESPAVPVGGTIRLKMEVTNSGVVPTGDLTLTSSLPSFTHFVSADGEAVFAPEGAGGKLVWDLGSLDPGETAVLSVVLLLDRATPAGTLIDTTATVSGSMTDELSATASVTALARTGAVLTFTDTTGAPVLFYEIGDTVCLRVSDPDRNNSPLVSDSVTAILGSASSGDVETLTLIEEGLNAGTFYGCMDSTGIATPSGDGVFTAPRNLTFTATYTDPLDDSPVTVATVWINPNGVVFDSGTLSPVAGVEVTLLDADNLPVAVPAGWQNPFLTKEDGVFSFPDLPPGEYRVEVEGGRRYQFPSAVPEGLMRSLYRVVPASKGRSFSLSVRSSLGFDIPIDPANPPDLVVEKKANRTFASIGDVIRYTVTVENLSGLPVTAASVTDVLPKGIHYKKGTSRLDGADVADPAADESRTLVWDLGDLAVDQKITLDYVTVAGAGAKTGRAVNKATAGGTVGGIPAVANTSTSGVNISEGVFTSKGTIIGKVFEDKDCDTLAGEGERGFGQIAIYMEDGRKVVTDENGLYSIPRVTAGTHVLLLDKTTIPEGFCPSPVGSRFMGDAESQFVEIFYGDLAKANFGLYACEKETPAKSSLLEELKASEPSAGKTEATAGKNETAKIASLPGELKGSTEPETPKGVKEEVKAGADEPIEKRVAAMERGLEILSPKEGEEIFGGQVTILVKGDSNAPLVLAVNGVAVGESRISKRMNVEARRFRVLEYLNVPLSEGSENVIEAFEMRPTGKPGNSRRITVKAIGKAASIRISLDPPEVPADGKSEVKAILVLLDASGLRVPVDTHITLEASAGTIVEEDSDKASAGHQVKCTGGTASFTIRAPSATGRGTVTARAGDATGTAETYFSPNLREMLIVGYGELSLTPGESRGDFDTGGRGAFFAQGKILDDVLLTASYDSDKAEDGFFSTGGEGKDTEEDYPAYGDESENSSEARSAGKLFVRLDKGKNHALYGDYETALTQNRLSAYTRTLTGAEIEGQTGKFGLYGFYSLTDRTQAIDKMRAKGVSGYYFLSRSPVVTGSERVVIETRDRDRTDSVLKSKTLTRFTDYRIDYNLGTIMFLRPVPSIDADLNPIYIIVTYESEGGPREFAVTGGRASYSPFGWLELGLTALSEEQQFEDFELLGADLTVKLPYETTLKVESAKTHSALDDGGVLQPADGSALDVELKSSPSRKTGVTAYYREIGEKFNNPSATGVSRGTVKYGVDGSVQASETVKLTGEYFNEEDNLNDMSHWGVSAGGEKTFGPAKAGIELSHEESDDRKVPSASTKTREPFDISVQTPEESTAARIFAETRLGENISVSASHKEDITSKKNNLTGVGADYRIDDSNRLYLRSEYQVTDSDDYVRTVFGAESKITENTVAYNENRMENGQSATRNVEVLGLRNRLLLAEGLSGDFSAEQQFTATRGEGSEDPDTLALTAAVEYVPSERQRITARSEFLTQTSSSGKNSLLCELGITRKLTSDLSLLADGRYFEDSTRESDFRERRVRLGLARRPLSGDRLNGLARIEYRLETGDGADNDYEAENYIASLAGNYQANAKTILSAKWAGKAVSDLRVDTYTDLVSLGVTRDLGDRFDLGGKYRILRSPSVSAVEQGGQVEAGYRVDKNIWLTAGWSFDSFDNDLTGENIEREGVFLKLRVKWPVRPGFDAGEEAKVCGGTGERITLVAANPPVEILPAVEITAAVETQPVTILPSPEIVALAENPEVAILPSPEISATVVNPPVAIMPAPNIVVTGINPPLTVLPAPEPVRIVTEDPYVSVPTSSIELKVHFDTGKADIKDEYRQEIAAVAELLVASPEVTVLIEGHTDNVGSERYNRKLSEKRALAVANRLIQWYGVAPQRIQVIGYGEARPLEPNVTDAGRAKNRRIYAVIPIGYRP